The proteins below come from a single Palaemon carinicauda isolate YSFRI2023 unplaced genomic scaffold, ASM3689809v2 scaffold92, whole genome shotgun sequence genomic window:
- the REPTOR-BP gene encoding cAMP-responsive element-binding protein-like 2 isoform X2: MAKGSKREGNKRGRKPGRKAKSDMKAKLERSRQSARECRARKKLRYQYLEELVANREKAVFALHRELDMYRQWAKEFDEGKLPDGLLKLIEFDKVKKNEIE, encoded by the exons ggCAGCAAGCGGGAAGGCAACAAGAGAGGACGGAAACCTGGACGCAAAGCAAAATCTGATATGAAGGCCAAATTAG AACGCAGCAGGCAGAGTGCAAGAGAATGCCGTGCACGTAAGAAGTTGAGATACCAGTATTTGGAGGAGTTGGTTGCCAATAGAGAGAAGGCAGTGTTTGCTCTTCATCGAGAGTTAGATATG taCCGTCAGTGGGCCAAAGAGTTTGACGAAGGAAAGCTCCCCGATGGACTCCTGAAACTCATCGAATTTGATAAAGTCAAGAAAAACGAGATTGAATAA